A genomic stretch from Pristiophorus japonicus isolate sPriJap1 chromosome 6, sPriJap1.hap1, whole genome shotgun sequence includes:
- the LOC139266314 gene encoding NACHT, LRR and PYD domains-containing protein 3-like, which yields MATGHKIENQQSVTSGGKLFAPNIQSDHISGPVSLSMDNKTIVHQYGGSHEKELTKADLENLKVTHKNKLRERFEHMMEHGGQGGKQVFLCERFINVGITESKKSENPNEAESDGTADTFIELGHIFKPPPGQDKAPMTVVTKGIAGIGKSVLVQKLIYDWATGSALSEYDFIFMFPFTEISLLSENKKDTTLPELVKMHYPHMEKCGNILANDSMRSLFIFDGLSDGKLDVDFNKHIVCRDVTTAVTVDTLLVNLLKRQLIPSASIWITTRPGTKNNIPHNHIDRMTEIKGFQDQEKEDYFRRRCKEQQLAKKLIQVVKKQRSLFFMCSVPAFCSILFIVLEAVLKSEEMKDEIPQTLTEVYSHFLVHLILYQQEKLEFVQKGDQTKCLHSKRDSIFKLGKLAFEKSSKNVSQTVLFNETELKAHKLELSFVCGGFCKEIVTDNDLSEETDYTFVHLAVQEYFAALYIFLSFHNQKKNAFGKSFKMFEKRSYSQICKEACESAARDGKGRQEFFLRFLCGLGTKQSHDFLKGLLVNDTNNKVKDDSKKIVKFLKKTLQTNIPPEQTINILHCLNELSDMSALSEIKAAFKSGTFSSGRLSPAQCSALAFVLQMSEENYRELDLSLYRLPSIGIQRLLLIANYFTGIKLSGANIRDAGLKILSEVMQRRDCKLQNLKLDGNNLTHKSCEQLVTALNVNHRIILLDLSDNNILDQGISILCNALKDEQCTLQTLSVGGNKLTPSCCEYLISVLETNKTLVELDLSNNRIGEEGLQELSKALTKENCKLQKLGLNSIFAFDFGIMGTYEDTPGAEILCNVLASKNCTLQSLRLAKNSLTQKCCTDLISSLSDNHILTELDLSSNNLHNEGITTMCEILKGPNCKIQSLKVANTKLTSDCCGTLASVFNTNQTLTELDLSMNELGDNGVKTLLSSFKDSHCKLQNLGLSKTGLTDACSKDLESTFATFETLIHLDLSHNKFTDKSTENFYDLISHCASLRTIRLEKNRFSANKYKKLEDLKKEKNDLHTMESNSEKAQ from the exons ATGGCGACAG GCCACAAGATTGAAAATCAGCAGTCAGTCACAAGTGGTGGAAAACTGTTTGCACCCAATATCCAAAGTGATCATATCTCTggccctgtgtcactctccatggacAACAAGACAATTGTTCACCAATATGGAG gGTCCCATGAAAAAGAACTTACAA AGGCTGATTTGGAAAATCTCAAAGTGACACACAAAAATAAATTAAGAGAAAGGTTTGAACACATGATGGAACACGGGGGGCAAGGAGGAAAACAAGTTTTTCTGTGTGAGCGATTTATTAATGTAGGCATTACTGAAAGCAAAAAAAGCGAGAATCCTAATGAAGCTGAGTCTGATGGGACGGCAGATACATTTATCGAACTCGGTCATATTTTCAAGCCACCACCTGGACAGGACAAAGCACCCATGACTGTAGTTACAAAGGGGATAGCTGGCATTGGAAAATCAGTTCTTGTACAGAAACTAATTTATGATTGGGCCACTGGCAGTGCACTGTCCGAGTACGATTTCATATTTATGTTTCCTTTCACTGAGATCAGTTTATTGTCCGAAAACAAAAAGGACACCACTCTACCTGAACTTGTCAAAATGCACTACCCACATATGGAAAAGTGTGGGAACATTTTGGCAAATGACTCGATGCGATCCCTGTTTATCTTTGACGGGCTGTCAGACGGTAAACTCGATGTCGATTTTAACAAACACATCGTGTGTCGAGATGTGACCACGGCGGTCACAGTTGACACTTTACTCGTCAATCTCCTCAAACGGCAGCTTATTCCTTCGGCTTCCATTTGGATAACTACCCGGCCCGGAACAAAAAACAACATTCCTCATAACCACATAGACCGGATGACTGAAATCAAAGGATTCCAAGACCAGGAAAAGGAAGATTATTTCCGGAGGCGATGCAAAGAACAGCAGCTGGCAAAAAAATTGATCCAAGTTGTGAAGAAACAGAGAAGCCTGTTTTTCATGTGCTCTGTCCCTGCCTTCTGCTCTATTTTGTTCATTGTTTTGGAAGCTGTGTTGAAATCTGAAGAAATGAAGGATGAAATACCTCAGACATTAACAGAAGTGTATTCTCACTTCCTGGTTCATTTGATTCTATATCAACAGGAAAAACTCGAATTTGTACAAAAAGGTGATCAGACTAAATGTCTGCACTCAAAGCGCGATTCAATCTTCAAACTGGGGAAGCTGGCCTTTGAAAAAAGTTCCAAAAATGTTTCCCAGACAGTCTTATTCAATGAGACAGAATTGAAGGCACACAAACTTGAACTCTCGTTCGTTTGTGGTGGGTTTTGCAAAGAGATTGTCACTGACAACGATTTATCTGAAGAAACGGATTACACTTTTGTCCATTTGGCAGTACAGGAATATTTTGCAGCTCTGTATATTTTTCTTTCCTTTCACAACCAGAAAAAGAATGCCTTTGGGAAAAGTTTCAAAATGTTTGAAAAACGCAGCTATTCCCAGATATGTAAAGAAGCCTGCGAGTCTGCGGCTAGAGATGGAAAGGGTCGTCAGGAGTTTTTCCTCAGATTCCTTTGTGGATTAGGCACAAAGCAAAGTCATGACTTTTTGAAGGGGCTTCTTGTAAATGACACGAACAACAAGGTAAAAGATGATTCGAAGAAAATCGTTAAATTCTTGAAAAAAACCTTGCAGACAAATATTCCTCCGGAACAAACCATTAACATTCTGCACTGCCTAAATGAATTAAGTGACATGTCTGCCCTCAGTGAAATAAAAGCTGCATTTAAATCCGGGACCTTTTCTTCTGGGAGACTCTCACCTGCTCAGTGCTCAGCGCTAGCTTTTGTTTTGCAAATGTCAGAAGAAAACTACCGAGAATTGGATCTGTCACTATACAGACTGCCATCCATTGGCATACAAAGACTGTTGCTAATTGCAAACTATTTTACGGGGATAAA ATTATCTGGGGCCAATATCAGAGACGCTGGACTCAAAATACTCTCTGAAGTGATGCAAAGGCGGGATtgcaaattacaaaatttgaa ATTAGATGGAAACAATCTTACTCATAAAAGTTGTGAGCAACTTGTTACTGCTCTGAACGTTAACCACAGAATAATACTCCTGGACTTGAGTGATAATAATATACTAGACCAAGGCATTAGTATTCTTTGCAATGCCCTAAAAGATGAGCAGTGCACTCTGCAAACACTAAG TGTGGGTGGTAATAAACTAACACCCAGTTGTTGTGAGTACTTGATCTCTGTGCTTGAGACAAACAAGACCCTGGTAGAGCTGGATCTGAGTAATAATAGAATAGGTGAGGAAGGACTACAGGAACTATCTAAGGCACTGACGAAAGAGAACTGTAAATTACAAAAGCTGGG GTTAAATTCTATATTTGCGTTTGATTTTGGAATAATGGGCACctatgaggacacacctggagctgAAATATTGTGCAATGTACTGGCAAGCAAAAATTGTACATTACAAAGTCTACG GTTGGCAAAGAATTCACTCACACAGAAATGTTGTACAGATCTCATCTCATCCCTGTCAGACAATCATATACTGACAGAGCTAGATCTCAGCTCTAACAATTTACACAATGAGGGAATTACTACAATGTGTGAAATTCTGAAGGGACCAAACTGTAAAATTCAATCGTTAAA GGTGGCGAACACTAAACTAACAAGTGATTGTTGTGGGACACTTGCTTCTGTGTTCAACACGAACCAAACACTGACTGAGTTGGATCTGAGCATGAATGAATTGGGTGATAACGGAGTGAAAACATTGCTTTCTTCATTTAAGGATTCACACTGTAAATTACAAAATCTGGG ACTATCAAAAACTGGACTCACAGATGCTTGCTCCAAAGACCTCGAATCTACATTTGCAACATTCGAAACACTGATACATCTTGATTTAAGTCACAATAAATTTACAGACAAATCTACTGAAAACTTTTATGACTTAATTTCGCATTGTGCCAGTCTAAGGACAATAAG